The Benincasa hispida cultivar B227 chromosome 9, ASM972705v1, whole genome shotgun sequence genome has a segment encoding these proteins:
- the LOC120085205 gene encoding NAC domain-containing protein 72-like: MGVAEKDPLSELSLPPGFRFYPTDEELLVQYLCRKVSGHHFSLQIIGDIDLYKFDPWVLPSKAMFGEKEWYFFSPRDRKYPNGSRPNRVAGSGYWKATGTDKIISTQGKRVGIKKALVFYVGKAPKGTKTNWIMHEYRLIDASRKTGSIKLDDWVLCRIYKKNSSAQKLPPMTSSISSMECSNGGSSSTCSSSHLDDVLESLPEIKDRFFSLPKVNSFLTLQQQDHENLKFLNNHLLGSANFDWASAAPAASFEGLNLAAELAPLTQSHAPSGFIDSDMCIPSSEPPRSTAEQEVQSGFQRFQNSGWLPQNFSNSGDGFGF; this comes from the exons atgggagtAGCTGAAAAAGATCCACTTTCAGAGCTGAGCCTGCCGCCGGGATTCCGATTTTACCCAACCGACGAAGAGCTTTTAGTTCAATATCTCTGCCGGAAAGTTTCTGGCCACCATTTCTCCCTTCAAATCATCGGCGACATCGATCTCTATAAATTCGACCCTTGGGTTCTCCCTA GTAAGGCCATGTTTGGCGAAAAAGAATGGTATTTTTTCAGTCCAAGGGACCGTAAATATCCGAACGGGTCGAGACCGAACCGTGTCGCTGGATCGGGATATTGGAAGGCGACCGGAACCGATAAGATTATTAGTACTCAAGGAAAAAGAGTTGGCATTAAAAAGGCTCTTGTGTTTTATGTTGGGAAAGCTCCCAAGGGAACTAAAACTAATTGGATCATGCATGAATATCGTCTCATTGATGCTTCTCGCAAGACGGGCAGTATTAAg ttGGATGATTGGGTTTTATGCCGAATATACAAGAAGAATTCAAGTGCGCAAAAGCTGCCACCGATGACGAGCAGCATTTCGAGTATGGAATGTAGTAATGGGGGGTCGTCGTCAACATGTTCTTCGTCGCACCTCGACGACGTTCTCGAGTCGTTGCCCGAGATTAAAGACCGGTTCTTTAGCTTGCCTAAAGTCAATTCTTTCTTAACTTTACAGCAGCAAGATCATGAGAACCTCAAGTTTCTTAATAATCATCTTTTGGGGTCCGCTAATTTCGACTGGGCTTCCGCCGCCCCTGCAGCCTCCTTTGAAGGCCTCAACTTGGCCGCCGAACTTGCTCCGCTGACTCAGTCCCACGCTCCGTCCGGGTTCATCGATTCCGATATGTGTATTCCATCCAGCGAACCGCCAAGGAGCACGGCGGAGCAGGAAGTACAGAGTGGATTTCAACGGTTTCAGAATTCCGGTTGGTTGCCGCAAAATTTCTCCAACTCCGGCGACGGTTTTGGGTTTTGA